Within Vicia villosa cultivar HV-30 ecotype Madison, WI linkage group LG1, Vvil1.0, whole genome shotgun sequence, the genomic segment GCATGTTTGCCAAACCACACGGACCGTGTATCATATGTCTCTTCACCAGATTATACAATTCCACATCATCTTCTTTTGATGGTATCTCTGCTGAAATGATGTTGTTTATGTCATCGGGAGTGGGATACTTGCTTTGCGGATGCATGAATAGCAAAATATGAGCATGTGGTAAGCCTCTCTTTTGAAACTCAGTCGTGTATATATCTGCAAAAAATTATAGTAATGAGAGCTTATGATTATATGAGATTTTAAATAGAAGTCATAAACAGAAAACATAGCTTGACTGCATGAAATTAATAATATGACTTACATGCAACCACTCTCCCTAAGACATGCTTCTTAGTCAAATCAAACAACAACTCATCCAACTTAATTTTAAAAACTCTTGATATAATGTCGGGACGATCATGGGTCTGCAACCTCATTTTATGTAGTCTTTTGACTTCAGGCCACATTAGATTGCATGTAAATGTGATAAAAAGGTCAGGAAAACCAATATGGCTACAAATAGCCATTCCATCAAAATACAATTGTTCCATGTATCTTCGACTTCCAACATAAGTTGATGGTAAAACAACTCTCTTACCCTTGTTTGCTCTTTGAGTGTTTTGTTCCTGTTCTGGACCGTTCAAATTGCAGTACTTTGAAACTCTTAGTTTTTTCTGGTGCTTGCGTATGTAATTCAACCTTTGAGACTCCATCAAAGTGAAACCATCAACCAAAAATTGCTGAAAAAGCCTCCTGGACATCAAAAGTGTGTGTGCTTCTGTTGGCCTGGTTTGAATCTGAAACGTAAGCCATTCTCTGATGGGaagcttattcttctttttttttgcttttgtttccctATGTAGAATACCAATTCTAAAACCATCTTTGCCATATGGAAACAAAAGTGGATATTGTAAAGCAAGATAACTTGGATGAAACTCACTTATCCTTTTCAGCTTCCCACTCTGTCTCTCAAGTATAATATGTCTTTTAGAACCTGTATCAACATCACCAACGATAAGTGCCGCAACTTTGGAAACTGTCGGTTGATTATAAACTCTTCCGTCCTTGGATCGATCGGcgattaatttcagttttagatcAGGTACATGAGAATCCTTTAGTCGATCTCCTGCCATCCTAAATGTTTTAGCATGTGTGTTGAACTCATCCAGCATAAGTTTCAATTTTCTAACCGTTTCTGGATTCACATTAGGATTATGACTGTAACACATTATATAAAACAGTTAGTGTCAATGTGTTATGATAAACTATAGAAGAAGGAAAAAACTGAATAATGTCGTAAAACAAAGTAAGAATTCAGGCATTACCCTATTCCTTGCATTCTATGATGAATCTCATTCGCAGTGTCATAAATATAAAGCTGTGCAAATTTTGGTGTTTCTCCATCCAAAGGGAGCATGCTCCCAATTCTATAGCAAGTCTGTCCATGTATCCTAATGTTAGGCGGTCCTCCTGCCGATTGGTATCTATTGTCAAACTTCATTCCGGGGTGACGTAAAGGCAAACATAATGTTGTACAATCTGCAATATTGCTGATAGTTTATACAGTCTGTATCATTGTTATCAAACAATAGATGCTTTAGTAATGGTGGCGGTTCATTCAAAAGCAGTAGCACAACTTTACCATTTCCACAACATAATTGGAATTTGGGTACAACACTATGTTTTCATTTGTATGTCTTCTCTTGATACCACATCAGTGCTCCACAATGTATGCATTCAATATTTGGATCACCGATATCCGAGTAGCCTGTTTTATTAAAACAAACACGAAGCAAGTCATAATTTAGAATAAAATAGTCACAAGTATAGATGTTTCATGACTGCCAATTGAATATGGCATGGTTTACAGGAATCAAATCATATTAGTTATTTTGAAGTATAAAATAaagtgtcatatatatatatatatatatatatatatatatatatatatataggcttaaatgcacttttgacccccctattttcattttaatgaaCTTTTGATCCCCCATTTTCAAAATTCCTTATTTTGATCCCCAAACATTCAGTTTTTTGGCAAATTTAGAGCCCCtctccaaaaatgcatatgtggaTGTGGGAATTGCTGAGTTGGCTAAAATTACTTATGCCacgtaattaaatttatttaatttataattttaaatacaaaACAATTTCTGAAAATCAATTCTCTTTTTAAAAAACACGAAGATAGCTCATACGAGaattctcttcctcttcctcttgttcGTGACCTAATTTCATCGTTCTCCAGCATAGCTTCATACAAATCCCAGAACCTAACCGCTTCACAAATTCGTTTCATCGCCCTCTTCCAGAACGAGCAATATGAGCAAGATTCCACCCATTCGCCCATCATCGGTATGCAAAGAGGATGTTCGGTATTGTATGAGGTATGTTCTCTTAACTCGTTATTTTTCATCACACTATTCAGTTGTCTAAGTATGCTGAATGTAAATTCTTTTTTGTTCAGACCATCTCAAAACAACTACATTAAGATAAGGTTTCATCATAGGGGGAAGTTTGTAGAGAGTCCATGTAAATGGTATGTTGATGGTTTAGTGACTGAATTGGATTGGACATGGGATACGGACTACATGTCGTACATGGATCTTGAAAATTTGATTAAGGCTGAGGGATATTGTAATATCAAAAGTATGTGGTACTGGAACCCTAAGTTTAGCTTTAGTCGTGGCCTTAGACCCTTAAACTGCGATAAAGATGTGCTTAAGTTTGTTGATGATATAAAGGGTTTTTAATTGGTGGATGTATATGTTGAGCACACAATAGAAGTGACTCCCGTTGTTGAGGATTATGTTGATGGCTGTCCAAACTATGCTGATGATGAAGCTGAATCTGATGTTGAAGTTGAAAAGGAGCATGTTGATGATGAAGTTGAAAAGGAGCATGTTGATGATGAAGTTGAAaaggagcatgttgatgctgaagttgaaaaggagcatgttgatgctgaagttgaggatgatgatgaagagtaTATTGCAACTGAGAGTGAGATGAGTAGTTATAGTCATGACTTGAATGAGTGTGTTGTTGAAAGTGAGGATGAAGGCCAAGATGTGGAATTGGACTGGACAACTATCATTCATGGTGATGATGATAATGCTAAGGCTATATATTCTGAGGAGGATTATGATTCTGATGTATTGCACACACCTAATGAGAGTGACAATGATGATGAAATAGAAAAGTTTCCTTCTTTTAAGAGTGATTTCTCAAAGTTTGAGCTAGGTATGGTGTTTAGTAACAAAGAAAAGATTCACGAGGCTGTGGCAGACTatgtgtggaccgtcctttcgggccatacccctccgtgggtgggatacgtgaactgactcttttttgtcgatcggacgctttcgcgtcacttttgaaaaagtttacagagtcgccaccgaccttttattttatccaatgaaggaaaggtttataaaagaaacagaaaaaagacctttgagagattctgggtaagggggtaggttatacaaagggaaggtgttagcaccctttgtatccatggttatccatgggctctttagtttgcttagctcatttgctttacttttcaattgattcggaatgctttacctgtgtttttgaaatacctttgcaaatagaatttgtaatgatccttgtgcggatatatacaaatgcttgtttatctttcgaaagatgttttgaaaagatcgttaattttgtaatgatccgtgtttggatgtatacaaaatattgtcttttggaaaattcgttttaaaaaacaacagtgtatgagaattttgtttgttttgattttgagcaagcaaactaggaggtctaccctgagttaggaggtctttatccttgttccctttaaaaatctatccattcgtcggatataaacaaaaggttcgattttgtactcgaaacagtagaaatgtaactttgattttgaaaagagtgaaaaggggttaccctaggaggtgcaaatgtgattgtgattgaattcagatatttatctttgaagttagtgatctgacggttcagttttatctttgacatacacgcagtttatatgggtgctggaaattaaaatgcggaaatgtaaagtgcagaaagtaaatctacactattacatcgattgtgcgggaaatgtaaactagcctatttacatgaatttgacatcctatacatttatctaggaattttaaattgcaagaaataaaaggcatatttttgtatttttgtgatttattttaaatattattaatgcattattaattaatttaaaataaagaaaagatggaaatatgattaaacctagcaaataagtttaaaaatatgtacaaaaaggtttgttaattgattttagaacaaaactaatttttttggaatttttgaaatttgtttttggatattttaagttaatcaaaacataattatgcaaataattacacaaataattaaaacttaaagagaaaattatcctaaatatgtacaaaattagtttatgatatataaacaatatttaacacaaagaacaatttttttttatgattttttgactaattaaaataattaataagcaaatatacaaatacatactaattaattatgaaaaatattgaaattttgaagaaaaataaaatatttttgtttcataaaataatatattattttagaagtttaaaatattttttgtggaatttttggaagtttttaactatttttaattaatttatcaaagaaactaaaataaaaatagaaaataaaattaaaaatataaggatactgatctggtgtggcaattaatgaaggagcatggtgagcttgcatgtgtgaggcgttggattggctttgagattgatccaagggcacagatttgtagtcACATGATGCACATGGTTAAAGTAGATCATGGGATtagtgggagaccaaagtcagactggtccccACCTTCGCCTGCGTGGACCAATGGAAACAGAGGGAGAGAGAGCTGActgttgactgacgaaccacgctcggacgcgtggtcgtcttcaacctccgtcccatGCATTTTTTCtagacagatagcgggggttttgaACCCCCTCTATTTTACAATAAGAAAACGTTATTTTTGGTAGCTTCCCaaactctataatgtttgagaagatgattagaaagcttggtttgtattaatgttgattggagaattgaatttgaaatttacaaagttatggaaattttagagaattttggtGACTTTCTTGACTATGCCTTGCAATATTTCGTGTCTCTCtctttttgctgaagtatgatgcttcttttatagcccaaagttgcttggaactcaagctaagaagctttgttgtctttgttgaaagtttgatttttaaaatattaaaaaatctttgaattgttgaccaagcttgactccattcaatgctcttgtcttgctcttcaattcttgcagaaaaaatgaagattccttgaagtgagtcatacttggaggccaagcaaccattatccatgcattttccttttaattttaatcttaaagtaagataaaattatgcaaaaaatggccaataaagatgtgggctttgtcttggtcgtgggaggcccatagtaacatggcaaagatgtttggaccataaaaacttggactcatttggaaaaaaaacatttttgagcaatgttgatttcatgcattttcccaaaatttagccaacttcaacaaggtgtaaatccttcaatttttgtcatatgaaggagatcttgcactttttggaaacctcaaagagtcctctaaccaatgtctttggtctcatatcaaaatgatttttggttctccttgtgtgtctatttgaaaaaagtgtctttttgttgactttgaaaatgacctgtaatgtctttggccatatttttcaaatggtgaatgctatgaccatgggatcaattgcatttgaaagataattgaatttccttcaaaatgagctttggttgacattttttggatgaaggatgagagagttatgatcagtcaaagttgagttgacttttcaggcaaaaaccctaattttgaatcttagggttttgttgatttttgatctttccttgatgaattgtgatcatccaatgatcaaatgttgaatcctttgacaaaatatggactttgacaaaaaatttcatttttgactgtcagttgacttttttggtcaaacgggtcgtctgttgactgtttgagctgctgacggtgcgtctgagtgaattgaagtttgaaaatttgtatgatggtactttgagatgtatggatgtatatgaaatccatttgagctctcaaaacttgttgctcctgttaaaacaagaaaaaccctgattagggactgtctgtataggaggcagttaagcgtacctgatttttgtgcagtgttgagtttctgctaatcatgtgatattcagaagacttctaacacaaaaatcttggaaatttgaattgtgaatgattgatttgattgattgtacaaatcactgtgaattgtactgtctgcagtttgtctgtcaaccgactgttcgtgtactgaagcagcagttaaagtgaaaaatcaaccgtcaaagttaattttcttttttttttttgttgttatttttgtctttgttttgtgtgaagcatgaaaatttatttacatgacttgttagaaacagaaacataataaataactgatatttacggtatgcgggcaaaattaccgataataacctgaaaattgtttactgcacagaaatagaaatatttgactggcagaaaacacacaagttaagatttgatttttgaaaaagagatttgaaaagattttgaaaataatggaatatagtacaaaagttagtgggaaaccaaaaacaattgttaccagtatagtgtgagtttcctgcttctgcgcctgcaaaaagagttaactctgcatgattgtgttagtactatttatctgtaaataaataaatagtatttgtgatgtaatgaacagtatttggcgtttgcgtaagaataaattcctctgtaagccaagctactgtataagaaaagtttctgaaatttaagtacttcatatgctaggatatttgaaataaaaatccatgattatatgaaactcttaattttcagattggagttttcttgaaaaaagatgtgggcaaattttggggtataacagttgcccctattcaatcttcttaaacctgaagagattgtctgaaatctgaaggtagaagatgattgaataattagatgccctgaaaatttgcacttaccttgatcagaagagatgttggaagctgcatttgaatgttgtctgcgaaatgttgttggcagattgaaacattacctgagatgggcttttcagatgccatctggaaaatgtgttgagggtttgttcatcagaatgaatccattgattatatcttgatgaaggacttgaaagttgatcattgtggaaccgtctgaggtatcactttagatctgcaagattagatcgttctggaaccgtcagaggtatcgccttagatctgcaatgttagatcgttctggaaccgtcggaggtatcgccttagatctgcaatgttagatcgttctggaaccgtttgaggtatcgccttagatctgtaatgctagatcgttctggaaccgtttgaggtatcgccttagatctgcaatgttagatcgttctggaaccgtctgaggtatcgccttagatctgtaatgctagatcgttctggaaccgtctgaggtatagccttagatctgcaatgttagatcgttctggaaccgtttgaggtatcgccttagatctgtaatgttagatcgttctggaaccgtttgaggtatcgccttagatctgtaatgctagatcgttctggaaccgtttgaggtatcgccttagatctgtaatgttagatcgttctggaaccgtttgaggtatcgccttagatctgtaatgcttgttgataagtgatttgagaaggagagttcttcagagtgaatctttgatttgattgtatctgaaaggactacatgtgattgagaacatctttgttgaagacatctgtctacctgaaaaatcaagttagtgatatgcaatgtctaTGATGTATGTATAATATGAGATCCTTgaactagaggagaaatatgcaagttatgttgtgtatgaatatgcgtatgatgcatgattgtgaatatgAATGCGAATATGAGcgtgaatatgaatgtgaatgtgaatatgagtgtggatgtgaatgtgaatgtggcgCATgatttatgcagcttagagcgtgtcaagctcctgattgggaaaataaatccctgctagccatctggaaacgaaggcattgtgattgggaaaataaatccctgctagccatctggaaatgaagacatcgtggttgttgatgatcttctgtcttgtttgagtacccttggttggggaaattctgcgagaaccaggatgttctattgaagaaCCTTTGATTACTGCTCGAGGACGAACAGTAGTTTGAGAGTTCGAACTTTGATGCCCTttgaagtgggaatgaggaagatgcataatcctccgatgcactatctgaccaagttcgggtgcggagatcacaccttctgaagatagtaatctggaacaatccTGCtgaggaataagacttctttcgaaagaaaaatctttttgagggatttgttgaggaatgtgtctctcttggggaaacttccttctgatgctggtttaggatgatgtccaaataattgggacatgtcccgaatgccattcctgtttttcctggtaaacatcaatcatattcaaatgcacatgttcatccaaaattatcattgggatgcttgcgtattcaaaacagaaaaaatgaaaatgttagttttgagcataagctgcattgatttttgaaaaggtgccgtgataggcggattagtataaggagacaacaatcctagaagtaggaaattgtcagaaagttttgaaaagtatttatgaaaagaaatagctatgtgagaacgatccagtcaagtttcaattctgctattgccaatctgtcttcgagcatctcatccctcgcttgttggaagaaagtgattggactgatcggtgtctttgaggtgttgaaccttgtcggtgagtaggcagttgagcgggacatagttgtatgctttattccctaatttttgcctaggctgccctttcaggttttcagcctaccgggattgtatttgttttgtctctaatttttgcctggatcgccctttcgggttttcaatccaccgagacgctcatttttgcctaagttgccctttcaggttttcaacttagcgagctgtatttttattttttaagcaaagtactttttgactatgtccgcattcacagggtgtgggaaatcctcgccatccatggtggtaagcaacatggcaccgccggagaatattttcttgattatgaatggtccctcgtaggtgggggtccatttgcctctgggatcaccttgtggtaagatgatgcgtttgataaccaagccaccagtttggtatgcttgacttttgactttcttgttgaatgctttgatcatgcgcttttggtatagctggccatgacagatagctgcaagtcttttctcatcgatcaagtgtatttggtcgaatcgagtttgaatccaatcgtcttcgtctagatcggcttctttcatgatccttaaggaaggaatctggatttcgattgggagaactgcttccataccgtagactaacgagaatggagttgcccctgttgaagtacgcgcagatgtgcgataaccatgaagagcaaaaggtaacatctcatgccagtctttgtaggttactgtcatcttttgtatgattttcttgatgtttttgttggcggcttcgacagcgccgttcatctttggtcgatatggagaagaattatgatgtttgatctggaactgcgtgcagagttcagtaatcattttgttgtttagattcgtgccattgtcagtgatgatcctttcggggatgccgtaccgacaaatgagattgtgcttgataaacctggctaccacattcttggtgacagaagcatatgaagctgcctctacccactttgtgaagtagtcaatagcgaccaggataaagcgatgtccgttggaagcagtaggtttgatttctccaatcatatcaataccccacattgcgaaaggccaaggagccgtcagaacgtttaatggaactggaggtacatgcactttgtcggcatatatctggcatttgtgacaagatttggaatgatgatggcaatctgtctccatggtagaccagtagtaacctgctctcaagatctttttagccattgtatgtccgttggaatgagtaccgaaggtaccattgtgtatgtcttccatgatttgttctgcttccttcttgtttacgcaacgaagtaaagtcgagtcatggttgcgcttgtacaaagttccattgcttaggaagaatttggaggcaaatctccttagaaactttctgtcgttaatagatgctccttcagggtactcctgggtttcgagatacctttgtatttcatggaaccatgatttgtctt encodes:
- the LOC131653232 gene encoding uncharacterized protein LOC131653232, which encodes MKLGHEQEEEEENSRYSDIGDPNIECIHCGALMCNIADCTTLCLPLRHPGMKFDNRYQSAGGPPNIRIHGQTCYRIGSMLPLDGETPKFAQLYIYDTANEIHHRMQGIGHNPNVNPETVRKLKLMLDEFNTHAKTFRMAGDRLKDSHVPDLKLKLIADRSKDGRVYNQPTVSKVAALIVGDVDTGSKRHIILERQSGKLKRISEFHPSYLALQYPLLFPYGKDGFRIGILHRETKAKKKKNKLPIREWLTFQIQTRPTEAHTLLMSRRLFQQFLVDGFTLMESQRLNYIRKHQKKLRVSKYCNLNGPEQEQNTQRANKGKRVVLPSTYVGSRRYMEQLYFDGMAICSHIGFPDLFITFTCNLMWPEVKRLHKMRLQTHDRPDIISRVFKIKLDELLFDLTKKHVLGRVVAYIYTTEFQKRGLPHAHILLFMHPQSKYPTPDDINNIISAEIPSKEDDVELYNLVKRHMIHGPCGLANMLSPCMKNAKCSKFFPKKWQSQTIVDQDGYPVYRRRGTGNTVTIKNVVLDNRFVVPHNPYLLKKFQAHINMEWCNQGTSVKYLFKYVNKGYDRITAAVVEGDNDSPSTTKNGDEIKQYLDCRYVSLSEACWRIFSFPIHGRSPAVERLYFHLEGDNSVYYTDYELIDEVLEKPSVKESMFTAWMEANKTYPEARNLTY